Genomic segment of Tiliqua scincoides isolate rTilSci1 chromosome 1, rTilSci1.hap2, whole genome shotgun sequence:
tctgtttatgtgtgtggggaggtgtgtgtgtgtgtgagagagagagatgacattAATCCATTGGAGAGAAGGGAGTGGCTCTCTGAGCAAGAACACAACCCCAGTCAGTCCAACTCCTAGCTCCTTGCTTCCCAATCCACACAGAAATTGTGGGTCAATcccattcatgtctactcagacacaagttccattatgttcaacgGAACTTTCTTGCAAAAGAGTGTGCATAATAGTGCAACCTGtgataataaaatgaaatgaatacaACCCTGCTGGCCATGAAGCACGTAAATACACACACTGGAGGAAACGGAGTGAGGCTGGAAAGGGTGATGCCTCATCCCACTCCACTGTTCCTGCAGGTCCAGAAGAAGGGGCAgaaaacagtggtgtcactagggtttgtgtcatccagtgcgggaggccagcttGTCAGTCCTATGatgaaccttctcccatgcagtgggtggggcaaagccCTGGGCGATGAGTGTGGTGCTgtttcattcccccaccccctgctggtttactggctatatcttttgatagaatagagatatttcaatgcagtttgtttcattgcattctacatgaaattacacattgattgacatgatggtattattcaaaaatatgaaGATTTTGTGCAGTGGTGTTGTCACACTCCCCCCTCCATGCGCATCGCTCGGTGTGGTTTGCACCCaattagcgatgccactggaagaAAACCCAACCTTAGCCTCTTTGGCACCCATGCTCATAACAGCCAGTCTCCACCCCAAGGATTggcagaagaaacagcagcagcgCATGATCCAGAACACCCCCAGTGTTGCCTTAGGTCTGCCAACTCCACACGTTCACAAACCCAACACAGCCAGTTGGTCACCACCCACCTTGCACAGTTTCTTCCACTGCAGAAGTGCAGGGTTTCCAGTTTGATTTAAGGGAGCATCTTTAAAAGAAGCATCTTCATTTACACGATTTCTGTCATCAAACTGGAAATCCTGCCCTTCCACGTGTGAAGAAATTACATCTGGTCAAGATACAGAGGCAGGTGGCCTAATTTCTGCTCTCATTTACTGGATGGAAAggagatgataataataataataataataataataataataataataataataataataataactttatttttatcccgcctttctccccaaagggactcaaggcggcttacaacatattaaaaacataatttaaaaacaaataaaaataaaataaataaagataagAGCAAACTGTGTCTGCGGCAGGCTGGCGGGAGGCCCTCTCCATCTGCCCCCTCTCATCCTCTCGCAACCTGCCCCTGATACAACCTgcatcaccttgcctaatggCTGGGCCTTCCCCAGGGAAGCAGCATGTTTGGCACCCACTACATGCTGTGAGGCAGTGAGGGACCTTGCATGCCACTTACCAGTGCATTGCCACAGATTTCATTttactgttattattaagaatatttatatgctgcttctcAGCAAAAAAgtacacaaagtggtttacagacaaaaccaaaccattaaatggctccctggcctgtccaaaagggctcacaatctaagaggCAGAAGAACAGCAGGACAGAAGTGGCGTAGCTGAGGGGGGTCACCAGTGCCATGTGGAACCGGGCGCAGCACTCTGTGGCTCCCTGTGGGGGATGCCAATGGAATGCTCCCCCTCACAGTCACTATTGGCGTCGCTTGCCCAGAGCGTTGCTCAACCCTCAGCGGCATATGATTGAAAGTAATTGTGGTGCTGTCATcctgtcactgcaattacttctggggcagccaggtggggggggggggaagacccagCTCTGCCACTTCAgtacagccactagagaagacactggGCTGGggtagggtgaagagggacaggtcCTCTCCCCTTGCTGAGCATAAGAGGAGCAGCACTTGGAAAAGGTCCCCTCTCCCCAGTGAGTGGGTAGTTTTAGGATTCCTGTTGGCACTTACGTGAAAAAGAACCATCCCTCGAAGAGGAAGCGCCAGATCTCGCCCATACCGGCTTCGACCACCAGATGCCGCTGTTTCGCTCTCCAATTGCCGGGACCGGGAGCaacgcagcccagcccagcccagcccagccggcGGCAGCGCCTCCCAGTCCCTCCTCGGTGCTTTTCCGGTGAAACTTCCTCATTGCCCGGAGTGCCGCTGTCGTCATCGTGCGCAGGCGGAGCCGCAGCCCTCAAGGGGCTGGTCTCCTTCTGGTCGCGCTGCGGACGGGCTGCCCTCAGTCCTGCCCCGAGATCGGGGGAGCTGCTTGTCTTGCGGCTGCGGTGCAGGCGGGAGCCTGGAAGGAGCCGGCTGGAGAAGCCCCTCCTGGTTGGCGGCTGGCCCGGCACGCCCGAGATGGCAGCGGCGGCGCCGGGTGAGCGTGTGGGGCGCCTGGCAGGGAAGCGCCGCGGTCTGCCCTGCTGGGCGAGTTCCAGCGCTGCCTCCCGTGGAGACCAGTGCGGGGACTGCAGGCGCTGCTCGTCCGCGGGCTCTGCGGTGGAAGCGGAGAAGGAAGCAGAGTGGAGGGGTGTGGAcggcagggacgtgtggtgggtgggggagcaggtgaGGCGGAGCCTCCCCGGAGTCCTTCCAGAAGTGCTGCCACCCTGTGAGGCGCCGGGGCACCCACGACCCACACGCAGAGCATGGAGAGTGCAGAACGTGAAAGGggccagggggtgggggaagatggcAAGAGGCTTTCTCCTTTGGGGTCGTGATTTATATCAGACAGCCTATCTCTTTCTTCACTCTGTGATTCCTTAGGAGCAGTTCCATGTTGATTGCCAGTAGCAGGTCTTTGACTATTCACTGGCTCATAAGTATGCCTGACGGTGGGTGAGAGCGACATCTTTAGTGGCCTTGAACTGTGTTTCCCTTTCTGGTCTGCTGAGGAATGAATAAACCTGAAGAAGTTTTGAAGCTTTAGTCAGACACCAGAGTTTGTTCCAAACAAAGTGGAGAAGTGTGAAAAATCGCACCTGAAGTCTGCACTGCTTCTGTTTTCAGACTCCTCTTTCTGATTCAGTGTGCTAAGGGGGAACTTGCAGCTTCTGACCACACTGAGGTCCTGTTACTGGCAAATCTAATGTGCAAAATTGCCCTGTCTTTGCATATTCTGCCAAACATTTGTAGGAGTGCGGGAGAAATCTGTCCATAGCTTCATATGATTGCTGATTGTCTTTTAAATCTATTCACTATCTCTGTTAATGGATCCTGTTTGAATCAGATTATAGGAAGAAATACAGAGAACATGTCAGGAAGAAATGCCAGCCACCAGAAGATGAAGACTCTTGCCCTGGGGTCCATGTGCCATTCAGTGAACCTTACACAAAACTGACTAAGGCAAGTGAAGCGGATGAATTCCTGCAGAGGCGATGGAGACATAGAGGGTTGGTGCCAGAGCAAATGGCTGCGACCAGCCTAGATGCCCTGTTCAGTACTGACAGCGGCACGGCGGGAACTGCCGTGCTACTGGGAATGGCTGGGGTGGGAAAGACCACAATGGCCAGAAAGATCCTGCTAGACTGGGCCAGTGGGAGGCTGTTTCCAGAACGCTTTGATTCTGTTTTCTACATAAGCTGCAGGCAACTGGATCTAGTGAAGGGGAAGGCTAGTTTGGCTGACTTGATTTTAAAGAATTACCCTGAACTGATTCCAGAAGAAGCCATTAAAgaacttctggtgagtcccaacaaACTCCTCTTCATAATGGATGGCTTGGATGAGCTGAATAGTTCTATTGAGCAGCAGGAAGACAACCTGAATATCAATCCCTGTGGGAAGAATCCAGTGAGTGTCCTTCTGAGTGGTTTGATTACCAAGAGGGTCTTTCCTGAGGCCTGCTTGCTGATCACGACCAGGCCAAGTGCCTTGGGCAGCCTGAAGAACCTTTTATGCTCCCCTCGCTATCTGGGGCTGCTGGGTTTCACTGAGAAGGGCAGAGAAGAATATTTCCACCAGTTCTTTGGGGATCAAGAATTAGCGGCACAGGCTCTTGAGTACGTCAAGAGTAATGAGGCTCTCCTTGCCATGTCCTTTGTACCTGGTGTTTGCTGGATCATCTGCACTGTGATGAAACAGCagttggaggggagcagaggagaTCTTTGGCAGGTGCCTGACAAAGTCACATCAGTGTATGCACTTTATCTCTCCCACTTGTGTGCATCTCTCTGCAATAGCACTGAACGCCAGAATCTGAGAGGACTTTGCTCATTGGCTGCTGAAGGAATTTGGAAAAAGAGAATCTGGTTCAAGGCAGAAGAAATCCAGAAGCCAAGTTTGGCTGTGTTCAGTTCTCTCCCTTCCACGTGGTGGGAGAATCTCTTCCAGAGAGATCCCAATTCTGATGACATCTATAGCTTCGTCCACCTTAGTGTGCAAGAGTTTCTTACAGCTTTGTTCTATGTTTTTGAAGATGAAGCCAAAGATTCTGAGACTGCTAAGCAAGAGACAAAAGTATTGCTGGAAAGCTGTAGCAAAGATCAAGGGGATTTGAGTTTAATTGTACTGTTCATGTTTggccttttaaacaaaaaaatcatgAAGTACGTCCAAGAACAGTTTGGATGGAAAATGTCATCTGCAATTCAAGGTGATCTGCTGGAGTGGCTTAAAGGGCACACAAAAATAAACTCAGTTTATCCATGTTACGATCAGCTGGAACATTTTCATTCTTTGTATGAAATGCAAGAAGAGGAGTTTGTTCAAAATGCACTCAGTCATTTGACTGAACTAACAATGGATGGGTTGAAATtcaccccactggatcaagcaGCGCTCTCTTTTTGTGTGAAGCATTGCTTAAATTTGGAGACTCTTTCTTTATATACGTGCTCATTTCTGTCCAAGAGCCCTGAAGGAGGAGAAGTCCCCGTCCTTCCCACTCAGTCATGCCAGTAAGTCTTCTTGGAATCTTTACATTGATTAACATTCAGCAGCTATATTTCAAAAAGTAAGAATGACCCACAGAGAGAAAAGAATAGAAAAAAGAACAGCTCCGCGTAGTGTCTCGGTCTTCTTcctgcctcttcttcttcttcctcggTACCTGGACTAAGTTTGTGCTAAACTGCTCAGCTATGGGTAGAAGATCCTGATGGAGTGCAGAATAGCATTGCTCATAACATCCTGTTGAATCTTTCCTGTCTCACGAATTGTGTATTTAGTTCCTAGGATGATGTGATGCTTTTGAGAGGTAGGTTGTCTTTTCACCACCTCTCAAATATGGGATTGTTAATATTAGAAGGCTTCCCCTGAGGTTCAGTGATGTGGTTCTTTTTCCACTGTTGACGTGAATATCCCTGTTGTGACTGATCACATCTGCTGCTGGCTGATCAATACAGACAGACAGAACAGGAGGATTCTGGCCCCTGGTCAGCAGTGCTAGTACCAGATTGCTGAGGGCTCCAAGGCGAAGTCCTACGCTGAGCCCCACGTGACATCTCAGGTGGTGCACTGAATGCTGACACTCCTAGCAGTACTTGGGGACCAGGCTGGCCAAGGGAATCTGTTGATGGATCTGAACCGGTTCTtgacctgacccccccccccctttctggcaCAGAGCTCAGGTTTACACTGTAAATTTAAATGACACTCTGACTTGTGTAATTGTCATGATTGACTCCCAAGCAGGGCATTTTTGGCCACTGTCCTTCTCTAGAAGTCTCAGTACTTCCTAACCAAGAATTCTCAGCACCCAACCAAACAACAATTCCTAGGGATTAGAATGAAGCTGAGACAGCTAAACCTGTTTCAAACTGATTAAAATATGTAGTATCAGCAACTATTAGCTATTGTTTCCTGTTCCAATCAAGAGAAAGAATAGGACAATTAATAAGCCCAGATTTCCTCCACAGCTCATGTATTGTTTTGGAAAAGAGAATATAGTGAACTCTGCTGAACATGTTCTGTGTTTTTAGGCCTTATCAGAAGACCCAGAAGCATTCTGAAATTTACCAGCTCTGCCAGGCACTGATGGAGCCCAACAGCAAAATAAAGAAAGTGGAGTAAGCCATGgttgctttttctctctcttctccctcctgtTCTTAACTTGTGTCCCAGCCTGTTCTACTCCTAGGGATAATGTCTGTATACACACTCTAGTGTCCTTTGGTGCTCCAGTATTCCACAGTGATGATCCAGGAAGGCTGAGTTCCCACATGAGCACTAGAGCCGAATGATTGGCAGGTGGGAATTTCTGGGGTCATGCAAGTTTGGGGAGGCAACATAGGACTGTCCTAATTTCAGTCATGTGTCACACAATACCAGTTAGAATTTTTAGCAGTAAATGACTGAATGCAGAACATAGAATACTGTAGTAAAGACTGAAGGCTTTTCAAGGTGCATTCAACCCTTCATCAAGGGAAAACATGAATCCCCTCTCCCAAGGTTGCGTACAGAGTTCTTTACATGCATGTTAGGTCTTGTATACACTGCTTTCTGTAATTGgatcattttgtgtgtgtttgtgtgtggtcAAATAGTCAAAGTCAACAGGGGGGAAAGAAGACCCGAGAATGGGTCAGCCAGGCTAACTGCCCTGATGACCATCG
This window contains:
- the LOC136636223 gene encoding NACHT, LRR and PYD domains-containing protein 12-like, with protein sequence MAAAAPDYRKKYREHVRKKCQPPEDEDSCPGVHVPFSEPYTKLTKASEADEFLQRRWRHRGLVPEQMAATSLDALFSTDSGTAGTAVLLGMAGVGKTTMARKILLDWASGRLFPERFDSVFYISCRQLDLVKGKASLADLILKNYPELIPEEAIKELLVSPNKLLFIMDGLDELNSSIEQQEDNLNINPCGKNPVSVLLSGLITKRVFPEACLLITTRPSALGSLKNLLCSPRYLGLLGFTEKGREEYFHQFFGDQELAAQALEYVKSNEALLAMSFVPGVCWIICTVMKQQLEGSRGDLWQVPDKVTSVYALYLSHLCASLCNSTERQNLRGLCSLAAEGIWKKRIWFKAEEIQKPSLAVFSSLPSTWWENLFQRDPNSDDIYSFVHLSVQEFLTALFYVFEDEAKDSETAKQETKVLLESCSKDQGDLSLIVLFMFGLLNKKIMKYVQEQFGWKMSSAIQGDLLEWLKGHTKINSVYPCYDQLEHFHSLYEMQEEEFVQNALSHLTELTMDGLKFTPLDQAALSFCVKHCLNLETLSLYTCSFLSKSPEGGEVPVLPTQSCQPYQKTQKHSEIYQLCQALMEPNSKIKKVELDGCKLPGDCCADLSSVLSTNQMLVELSLHTTSLGDSGLKLLGEGLSHSHCMLEKLGVWDCNLTSACGSDLCAILRTSQTLTELRLASNSALGEQGVQLLCEGLKDHSCQLQSLGLEECSLMAARCQDLASVLATSQTLKKLNLEHNKLGDAGVKLLCEGLKHPDCRLQILALGTCELTAACCGDLASVFRVNPTLTELTLDYNVLEDSGVQLLCEGLKQPNCHLQMLGLGHCSLTAACCGALSSVLATSQSLTELVVECNTLGDAGVKFLGEGLKHPRCRLQKLNLYNCDLSPACCKDLASVLSSNGMMSELLLGSNKLGELGMKLLCEGLKHPHCRLRKLCLCGSEITPGACKELSSALRMSPKLESIDFWDNPLEDFGVRLLCEGLKDPGCRLQVLSMLNCKLTAASCEDLCSALSTSRNLKELLLEGNELGDAGVRLLCKGLRQPSCRLRKIGLDTDKLMEETVEELVSLKRFKPDLIIDT